Proteins encoded by one window of Streptomyces sp. NBC_01477:
- a CDS encoding RNA polymerase sigma factor SigF has translation MATDEAVREASVLSAPADRSAGSDPEIAGLPWVEDAGKVAPKDARELSRLFFDRLRTLEEGTREYSYARNTLIEMNTSLVHFAARRFRSRGPEEMEDILQVGTIGLIKAIDRFDLSREVEFTTFAVPYIVGEMKRFFRDTSWAVHVPRRLQELRVELAKARDHLTAVLDAPPTIAELAAYLEITEEDVIEGLVASNGYTAGSLDVPAGDDGADATEAGRAYADTIGGWDPAMELVEDFHALAPLLGQLNDRERLLLQMRFGQEMTQAEIGAELGCSQMHVSRLLSRIITKLRAGMLTDV, from the coding sequence ATGGCCACCGATGAAGCAGTGAGGGAAGCGTCCGTCCTCTCGGCTCCGGCCGACCGCTCAGCGGGGTCCGACCCGGAGATCGCCGGCCTGCCGTGGGTCGAGGACGCCGGCAAGGTCGCCCCGAAGGACGCCCGGGAGCTGTCCCGGCTGTTCTTCGACCGGCTGCGGACGCTGGAAGAGGGCACCCGCGAATACAGCTACGCCCGGAACACGCTGATCGAGATGAACACCTCCCTGGTGCACTTCGCCGCGCGCCGCTTCCGCAGCCGCGGTCCTGAGGAGATGGAGGACATCCTCCAGGTCGGCACGATCGGGCTGATCAAGGCGATCGACCGGTTCGACCTGTCGCGCGAGGTGGAGTTCACGACCTTCGCGGTGCCGTACATCGTCGGGGAGATGAAGCGCTTCTTCCGCGACACCTCCTGGGCCGTGCATGTGCCGCGGCGCCTCCAGGAGCTGCGGGTGGAGCTGGCCAAGGCCCGCGACCACCTCACCGCCGTCCTGGACGCCCCGCCCACCATCGCCGAACTCGCCGCCTACCTGGAGATCACCGAGGAAGACGTCATCGAGGGCCTGGTGGCCTCCAACGGCTACACCGCGGGGTCCCTCGACGTGCCCGCCGGCGACGACGGCGCCGACGCGACGGAGGCCGGGCGCGCCTACGCCGACACCATCGGCGGCTGGGACCCCGCGATGGAACTGGTCGAGGACTTCCACGCGCTGGCGCCCCTCCTCGGCCAACTCAACGACCGCGAGCGGCTGCTGCTGCAGATGCGCTTCGGCCAGGAGATGACCCAGGCCGAGATCGGCGCCGAACTCGGCTGCTCCCAGATGCACGTCTCGCGCCTGCTGTCCCGCATCATCACCAAGCTCCGCGCGGGCATGCTCACCGACGTGTAA
- a CDS encoding DUF2267 domain-containing protein, whose translation MRTQPGRRRNAPALTYDQLLERVRYDGAYPTRERAEQVTRTVLTALGSQLAGDPRAELAAQLPVEAARALHSEAPAARPLTGWGFVQDLAARTGVTPAVARWNTGAVLSTVAGLADPDLLGRILDELPSGYALLFGRAELVQAA comes from the coding sequence ATGCGCACGCAGCCCGGACGGCGCCGGAACGCACCGGCGCTCACCTACGACCAGCTGCTCGAACGCGTCCGCTACGACGGCGCGTACCCGACCCGCGAACGAGCCGAGCAGGTCACCCGTACCGTACTCACGGCCCTCGGGTCCCAGCTGGCGGGCGACCCGCGCGCCGAACTCGCCGCACAGCTGCCCGTCGAGGCCGCCCGCGCGCTCCACTCCGAGGCGCCCGCCGCGCGACCCCTCACCGGGTGGGGCTTCGTCCAGGACCTGGCCGCCCGCACCGGTGTGACCCCCGCGGTCGCCCGCTGGAACACCGGCGCCGTACTGAGCACCGTCGCCGGCCTGGCGGACCCCGACCTGCTGGGCCGAATTCTGGACGAACTCCCGTCCGGTTACGCCCTGTTGTTCGGACGCGCCGAACTCGTCCAGGCTGCCTGA
- a CDS encoding Hsp20/alpha crystallin family protein, protein MLMRTDPFRELDRLTEQLLRPGTWSRPAAMPMDAYRDGEEYVVSFDLPGVSPEAIDIDVERNMLTVKAERRPAAHGDGVQMDVSERPLGVFSRRILLADALDTEHIRADYEAGVLTLRIPVAERAKARKIAVGAKRDRQEITG, encoded by the coding sequence ATGCTGATGCGTACCGACCCCTTCCGTGAACTGGACCGACTCACCGAGCAGCTCCTGCGCCCCGGCACCTGGTCGAGGCCGGCGGCGATGCCGATGGACGCGTACCGCGACGGTGAGGAGTACGTGGTCTCCTTCGACCTGCCCGGGGTCTCCCCGGAGGCGATCGACATCGACGTCGAGCGCAACATGCTGACCGTGAAGGCCGAACGGCGGCCCGCCGCGCACGGCGACGGGGTGCAGATGGACGTCTCCGAGCGGCCGCTCGGCGTCTTCTCGCGCCGGATCCTGCTGGCGGACGCCCTGGACACCGAGCACATCCGGGCGGACTACGAGGCCGGGGTCCTCACCCTGCGCATCCCCGTCGCCGAGCGCGCCAAGGCCCGCAAGATCGCCGTCGGCGCGAAGCGGGACCGGCAGGAGATCACCGGCTGA
- a CDS encoding type III effector protein, with protein MTADRTAPPGPPEHGTAASFLAAAAALETIRTALRHASSAQPGDDPGAAEGRQQALASLLLLREVREQLAGWETGLIETARSAGASWADLAAPLGVASRQAAERRYLRLRPGTPGSTGEERVNATRSRRAADRTVDTWARANAADLRRLAAQITALTDLPTTAGTALGHLDTALAADDAAGLLTPLAAARPHLRTGHPDLATRIDTVTRHTDHLRAPRAGATPAP; from the coding sequence GTGACAGCCGACCGCACCGCACCACCCGGCCCGCCCGAACACGGCACAGCCGCCTCCTTCCTCGCCGCCGCCGCGGCGCTGGAGACGATCAGGACAGCGCTGCGCCACGCCAGCAGCGCGCAACCCGGCGACGACCCCGGAGCCGCCGAGGGCCGCCAGCAGGCACTCGCCTCGCTGCTCCTCCTGCGCGAAGTGCGCGAACAGCTCGCCGGATGGGAGACAGGCCTCATCGAGACGGCCCGGAGTGCCGGTGCCAGCTGGGCCGACCTGGCCGCGCCCCTCGGCGTCGCCAGCCGCCAGGCCGCCGAACGCCGCTATCTGCGCCTGCGCCCCGGCACACCCGGCTCCACCGGTGAGGAACGGGTCAACGCCACCCGCAGCCGGCGCGCCGCCGACCGCACCGTCGACACCTGGGCCAGGGCGAACGCGGCCGACCTGCGCAGACTCGCCGCCCAGATCACCGCGCTCACCGACCTGCCCACCACCGCGGGCACCGCGCTCGGCCACCTCGACACCGCCCTCGCCGCCGACGACGCCGCCGGCCTCCTCACCCCGCTGGCCGCCGCCCGCCCCCACCTGCGAACCGGTCACCCCGACCTCGCCACCCGCATCGACACCGTCACCCGGCACACCGATCACCTCCGCGCCCCCCGCGCCGGCGCCACCCCCGCTCCGTGA
- a CDS encoding alpha/beta hydrolase has product MAQRLPALPPLARRVLGGVLLIGTVVLTPAAAAAGLVAAAFATASVPLLALCGLAVAAATAALLGRGAFALLGKGGLRATCALTGVLLLAVAALAAGTVLRPMPTSAALPVPPGVSFWNLPTGSRIAYVHAPAAGTPRPTPVVFLHGGPGTPAEGIPAGGRELAADGFDVYSYDQVGAGRSTRLSDITQYTVARQVADLDAIRRTIGADRIILVGQSWGGSLAAQYLLAHSTHVAKAVFTSPGALWGREYPGSAAGDPWDHLTPAERSARDRLNSKPRLIAAALLLQVNPRAAHALVGDGELDHWMHELALLGKDTTSCAGTEPTEAHSNPQGFYSNQMTVKDFEQLPDPRPRLRAVHVPSLVMRGECDFIKPAVTQEYRQTLPDSRMVRIEGAGHAISHSRPALYTALLRAFLLDRPLPAPAS; this is encoded by the coding sequence ATGGCACAGAGACTTCCCGCGCTTCCCCCGCTCGCCCGCCGCGTACTCGGCGGCGTCCTCCTCATCGGCACGGTCGTGCTGACACCCGCCGCCGCGGCGGCCGGCCTCGTCGCGGCGGCGTTCGCCACCGCGAGCGTTCCGCTGCTCGCCCTGTGCGGCCTGGCGGTCGCCGCGGCGACCGCGGCGCTGCTCGGCCGCGGGGCGTTCGCCCTGCTCGGCAAGGGCGGCCTGCGGGCGACCTGCGCGCTCACCGGCGTGCTGCTGCTCGCCGTCGCGGCGCTCGCCGCCGGTACGGTCCTCCGTCCGATGCCGACCTCCGCCGCGCTCCCGGTCCCGCCGGGCGTCAGCTTCTGGAACCTGCCGACCGGCTCGCGGATCGCCTATGTGCACGCGCCCGCCGCCGGCACCCCGAGGCCGACCCCGGTCGTATTCCTGCACGGCGGCCCCGGCACCCCGGCCGAGGGCATTCCCGCCGGCGGCAGGGAACTGGCCGCGGACGGCTTCGACGTCTACTCGTACGACCAGGTGGGCGCCGGACGCTCCACCCGGCTCTCCGACATCACCCAGTACACCGTGGCCCGCCAGGTCGCGGACCTCGACGCGATCCGCCGCACGATCGGCGCGGACCGGATCATCCTCGTCGGCCAGTCGTGGGGCGGTTCGCTGGCCGCCCAGTACCTGCTGGCGCACAGCACGCACGTCGCCAAAGCCGTCTTCACCTCGCCGGGCGCGCTGTGGGGCCGTGAATACCCCGGCTCGGCGGCGGGAGACCCCTGGGACCACCTGACGCCGGCCGAGCGCTCGGCCCGTGACCGGCTCAACAGCAAGCCGCGGCTGATCGCCGCCGCCCTGCTCCTCCAGGTCAACCCGCGGGCCGCGCACGCCCTGGTGGGCGACGGCGAACTCGACCACTGGATGCACGAGTTGGCCCTGCTCGGCAAGGACACCACCTCGTGCGCGGGCACGGAGCCCACCGAGGCGCACTCCAACCCGCAGGGCTTCTACAGCAACCAGATGACCGTCAAGGACTTCGAGCAGCTGCCCGACCCGCGCCCCCGGCTGCGCGCGGTCCACGTCCCCTCGCTGGTCATGCGGGGGGAGTGCGACTTCATCAAACCCGCCGTGACCCAGGAATACCGGCAGACCCTCCCGGACTCCCGCATGGTCCGCATCGAGGGCGCGGGCCATGCCATCTCCCACAGCCGACCCGCCCTCTACACCGCCCTGCTGCGGGCCTTCCTGCTCGACCGCCCCTTGCCGGCGCCCGCGTCGTGA
- a CDS encoding response regulator transcription factor has translation MTVADDQAVVRAGIAAIVDAEPGLSVVGQAADGESAVALALELRPDVALMDIRMPGAGGLAATARITAGAPATRVIVLTTFDLDEYVFAALRAGAVGFLLKDAEPERVVDAVRVVAGGAALLDPAVTGRLIARYAAGPPLRTDAARLARLTPRETEVLRHVARGLANAEIAAALGISPATVKDHVAVVLGKLGVRDRVQATIAAYETGLVRPGAG, from the coding sequence GTGACGGTCGCCGACGACCAGGCGGTCGTACGCGCGGGCATCGCGGCGATCGTCGACGCGGAGCCCGGCCTGTCCGTCGTCGGCCAGGCCGCCGACGGGGAGTCGGCCGTGGCGCTCGCCCTGGAACTGCGCCCGGACGTCGCACTGATGGACATCAGGATGCCCGGCGCCGGCGGCCTGGCCGCCACCGCCCGGATCACCGCGGGAGCCCCCGCCACCCGCGTCATCGTCCTCACCACCTTCGACCTCGACGAGTACGTGTTCGCTGCGCTGCGCGCCGGGGCCGTCGGCTTCCTGCTGAAGGACGCCGAGCCGGAACGGGTCGTCGACGCCGTACGGGTGGTCGCCGGCGGGGCCGCCCTGCTCGACCCCGCGGTGACCGGACGGCTGATCGCGCGGTACGCCGCCGGGCCGCCCTTGCGAACCGACGCGGCGCGGCTGGCACGGCTCACCCCGCGCGAGACCGAGGTCCTGCGGCACGTCGCGCGCGGCCTGGCCAACGCGGAGATCGCCGCGGCGCTGGGCATCAGTCCGGCCACCGTCAAGGACCACGTCGCGGTGGTCCTCGGCAAGCTGGGCGTACGCGACCGGGTCCAGGCGACGATCGCCGCGTACGAGACGGGTCTGGTCCGCCCAGGAGCCGGCTGA
- a CDS encoding sensor histidine kinase produces MPLGTAGAVAASAAVLLALHALALRRTAGLAAAGSALAVLAATATGAVVGLRPWNVAGTALVAAGAAAVAWVLGRSRRRRRAERSALAAYRTGAAAIPRFAALAERDRLAVELHDVAAHRLTAIVVSAAAAQRLADPERTAAALRHAATAARRAMTELDLLTDHGGSGSGDDGSGPDSAATLAGIGTLAAESGARYRTTATAVPAPTAALAHRVVREALTNTARYACGSAIRIAVDAAPALLTVTVSDSGGSTPEPHLGTGHGLPGLRTTVAAAGGILSYGPTGSGWTVRAELPLPPDPPGASGRGPLRRPPAPPGPHRPLWRGPTALDWALVVLAVALSLGASLLSDDVPDSFRGVLPSVPVVVLSGLHAVPLGWRSRAPGVGLAAVLSALLLWWGCDRAGWTSPPVSDIFLVYWWVELTFVYSAGACLAVRRGLVAPVAVAATGGLALASADGITGSRAAAWAALTGLLAVPSFALWWLGLATARRRERRGAAAARWRALLERDADAAVRDQRRRIAAGLLRTARQHAANVAAAADAGRLDAVLREAREGLGALRELLGGLRDRDGATAPPPTVAGIAALATRYGATVRYRGPHRAVPVVVGVAAYRIAALLLAEGVTLTVLRLDAGVELTAPPPAGPGALRHVRAAADAVGGTLTRTDDDAVRVWLPEVFLSRSG; encoded by the coding sequence GTGCCGCTCGGTACGGCCGGCGCTGTCGCCGCGTCCGCCGCCGTGCTGCTCGCGCTGCACGCGCTGGCGCTCCGGCGCACCGCGGGTCTCGCCGCCGCGGGGTCGGCACTGGCCGTTCTGGCGGCCACCGCGACCGGCGCGGTGGTGGGCCTGCGGCCGTGGAATGTCGCGGGGACCGCGCTGGTGGCCGCGGGCGCCGCAGCCGTCGCCTGGGTCCTGGGCCGGTCCCGGCGGCGCAGGCGCGCCGAGCGGTCCGCCCTGGCCGCGTACCGTACGGGCGCTGCCGCGATCCCGCGGTTCGCCGCGCTCGCCGAACGGGACCGGCTCGCCGTCGAACTGCATGACGTGGCCGCCCACCGCCTCACCGCGATCGTCGTCTCCGCCGCGGCGGCGCAACGCCTCGCCGACCCCGAGCGCACTGCCGCCGCACTGCGCCACGCGGCCACCGCCGCCCGCCGGGCGATGACGGAACTCGACCTGCTCACCGACCACGGCGGAAGCGGAAGCGGCGACGACGGCTCGGGTCCCGACAGTGCCGCCACGCTCGCCGGCATCGGCACCCTGGCCGCCGAGTCCGGCGCCCGCTACCGCACCACCGCGACCGCGGTCCCCGCGCCGACCGCCGCCCTCGCCCACCGCGTCGTGCGCGAGGCCCTGACCAACACGGCGCGCTACGCCTGCGGTTCTGCGATACGTATCGCCGTCGACGCCGCCCCCGCACTGCTCACCGTCACCGTCAGCGACAGCGGCGGCAGCACGCCGGAACCCCACCTCGGCACCGGCCACGGCCTGCCGGGCCTGCGTACCACCGTCGCCGCCGCCGGCGGCATCCTCAGCTACGGCCCCACCGGCTCCGGCTGGACCGTCCGGGCCGAACTCCCCTTGCCCCCGGACCCGCCCGGGGCTTCCGGCCGCGGGCCGCTGCGGCGGCCACCGGCCCCGCCCGGCCCGCACCGCCCCCTCTGGCGCGGGCCCACCGCGCTCGACTGGGCGCTGGTCGTCCTCGCCGTCGCGCTGTCGCTCGGGGCCAGTCTGCTGTCGGACGACGTGCCCGACTCCTTTCGCGGGGTGCTGCCGAGTGTGCCCGTGGTGGTGCTGTCCGGGCTGCACGCGGTGCCGTTGGGGTGGCGGTCGCGGGCGCCCGGCGTGGGGCTGGCGGCGGTCCTGTCGGCGCTGCTGCTGTGGTGGGGGTGCGATCGGGCGGGGTGGACATCGCCGCCGGTCAGTGACATCTTCCTGGTCTACTGGTGGGTCGAGCTGACGTTCGTCTACAGCGCGGGCGCCTGTCTGGCGGTGCGGCGCGGCCTGGTGGCGCCGGTGGCGGTGGCCGCGACCGGCGGGCTGGCGCTGGCCAGCGCGGACGGCATCACCGGCAGCAGGGCGGCGGCCTGGGCGGCGCTGACCGGGCTGCTGGCGGTGCCGTCGTTCGCGCTGTGGTGGCTGGGCCTGGCCACCGCCCGGCGGCGGGAGCGGCGCGGGGCCGCTGCCGCGCGGTGGCGGGCACTGCTCGAACGGGACGCCGACGCCGCCGTACGCGACCAGCGCCGGCGGATCGCCGCGGGCCTGCTGCGTACCGCCCGGCAGCACGCGGCGAACGTGGCCGCCGCGGCCGACGCCGGACGACTCGACGCCGTCCTGCGCGAAGCACGCGAAGGCCTCGGCGCGCTCCGTGAACTCCTCGGCGGCCTGCGCGACCGGGACGGCGCGACCGCCCCGCCGCCCACCGTCGCCGGGATCGCCGCGCTGGCCACCCGGTACGGCGCGACCGTCCGCTACCGCGGCCCCCACCGGGCGGTGCCCGTCGTCGTGGGGGTGGCCGCGTACCGGATCGCGGCGCTGCTGCTCGCCGAGGGCGTGACACTCACCGTGCTCCGCCTGGACGCGGGCGTCGAACTCACCGCGCCGCCGCCCGCGGGCCCCGGCGCCCTGCGGCACGTGCGGGCGGCGGCCGACGCCGTGGGCGGTACGCTCACCAGGACCGACGACGACGCGGTACGCGTGTGGCTGCCGGAGGTGTTCCTATCGCGATCAGGGTGA
- a CDS encoding pyridoxamine 5'-phosphate oxidase family protein produces the protein MDPEQIAQELADAGELLSQASMARLAYNGPDGLPRVIPIGIFWTGEEIVMSTAATAPKVRALSARPEVALTIDAGDTPGSAKTLSVRGVVHLTIVDGVVPEYLAAARKNFDAEYAAEFERNCRAMYDRMARIAVEPRWARFYDFGAGRVPQFLADLARRSG, from the coding sequence ATGGACCCCGAGCAGATCGCACAGGAGCTGGCCGACGCCGGCGAGCTGCTCAGCCAGGCGTCAATGGCGCGGCTGGCGTACAACGGCCCCGACGGGCTGCCACGCGTCATCCCGATCGGGATCTTCTGGACCGGCGAGGAGATCGTCATGTCCACCGCGGCCACGGCACCCAAGGTGAGGGCGCTGTCCGCCCGCCCCGAGGTCGCCCTGACCATCGACGCCGGCGACACCCCCGGCTCGGCGAAGACCCTGTCGGTGCGCGGCGTCGTGCACCTCACCATCGTCGACGGGGTGGTCCCGGAGTACCTGGCGGCAGCGCGGAAGAACTTCGACGCCGAGTACGCGGCCGAGTTCGAGCGGAACTGCCGGGCCATGTACGACCGGATGGCGCGTATCGCGGTCGAGCCGCGGTGGGCACGGTTCTACGACTTCGGCGCGGGGCGGGTGCCGCAGTTCCTCGCCGACCTCGCCAGGAGGTCGGGCTGA
- a CDS encoding class I SAM-dependent methyltransferase: MADDCFAHPRLAAIYDPLDPDRGDLDAYLRMADGFGARRVLDIGCGTGVFALLLADRGIEAVGVDPARASVDVARAKPGSGRVRWICGDATDLPPLRVDLATMTANVAQAIADPQTWHRTLRGAREALRPGGRLVFETRDPARRAWEEWTREKSYHVTEIPGVGSVESWVHLLEVSLPLVTFRWTYRFAADGQVLTSDSTLRFRERDEVERDLDGHGFVVEGVRDAPDRPGREFVFVARRP, encoded by the coding sequence ATGGCTGACGACTGCTTCGCGCACCCGCGGCTCGCCGCGATCTACGATCCGCTCGACCCCGACCGCGGCGACCTCGACGCCTACCTGCGGATGGCGGACGGGTTCGGGGCGCGACGAGTGCTGGACATCGGTTGCGGCACGGGGGTGTTCGCGCTCCTCCTGGCCGACCGCGGCATCGAGGCCGTCGGTGTGGACCCCGCCCGGGCGTCCGTCGATGTGGCCCGGGCCAAACCGGGAAGCGGACGGGTGCGCTGGATCTGCGGCGACGCGACGGACCTTCCCCCACTGCGGGTCGACCTCGCGACGATGACGGCGAACGTCGCCCAGGCCATCGCTGATCCGCAGACATGGCACAGGACGCTGCGAGGAGCCCGCGAAGCGCTGCGGCCCGGCGGGCGCCTGGTCTTCGAGACGCGCGATCCGGCCCGCCGCGCCTGGGAGGAGTGGACCCGCGAGAAGTCCTACCACGTGACCGAAATTCCCGGCGTCGGCTCGGTGGAGAGCTGGGTTCACCTGCTGGAGGTGAGCCTGCCTCTGGTGACCTTCCGCTGGACCTACCGCTTCGCAGCGGACGGACAGGTGCTGACGTCGGATTCGACGCTGCGCTTCCGCGAGCGGGACGAGGTCGAGAGGGACTTGGACGGGCACGGATTCGTCGTGGAGGGCGTTCGCGACGCGCCCGACCGCCCGGGAAGGGAGTTCGTCTTCGTGGCGCGGCGTCCGTGA